One Phocaeicola dorei genomic region harbors:
- a CDS encoding alpha-N-acetylglucosaminidase, which produces MQMYMKNIFLLLSWLILLPSGILANPIKGMLERIDKGASNKFVVELHKSSNDFFELDRKGDKVVIRGNTYINIATGINWYLKYHAGIHLSWNGMYASLPDVLPPVLRKERHETNLALRYDFNYCTYSYSMAFWDWKRWEKELDWMALHGINLPLAAVGHECVWRNLLLRLGFSKQQINNFIAGPAFLAWWEMNNLEGWGGPNPDSWYEQQEALQKKILQRMKEWGMHPVLPGYSGMIPSKLDLGKRIDSGKEEKTAGDTSSESAQSTLNKWNGFDRPGILLPDDPKFTRIANLFYEETEKLYGTSDYYSIDPFHEAKNLPAELDFGKAGRAIMDAMKKANPKAVWVVQGWTENPRPEMMKALNPGDLLILDLFSECRPMWGIPSIWKRDKGYEEHNWLFCLLENFGGNVGLHGRMDQLLHNFYLTKNNPLAAQLKGIGLTMEGIENNPVMFELMCELPWRAEKFTKEEWIKQYIRARYGTDDESIQQAWQILTNGIYNCPAGNNQQGPHESIFCGRPSLNNFQASSWSKMCNYYDPTTTTEAARLMVSVADKYRGNNNFEYDLVDITRQAIADRARIVYNYAVADFKSFDKKNYNTHTRQFLELLMMQDKLLGTRKEFKVGNWIQQARNLGITPEEKDLYEWNARVQITTWGNRYCADIGKLRDYAHKEWNGLLRDFYYKRWEKYWQVLQDQLDGKLPVLPVGNSSTPTADNPAMTIDWYALEEPWTLAKNTYAASAEGDCIEVAKEAITLINN; this is translated from the coding sequence ATGCAAATGTATATGAAAAACATATTCTTATTATTGAGCTGGCTGATACTACTCCCCTCCGGTATACTGGCAAACCCTATCAAGGGAATGCTGGAAAGGATAGACAAGGGAGCATCGAACAAGTTCGTAGTCGAACTACACAAAAGCTCTAACGACTTTTTCGAGTTAGACCGGAAAGGCGACAAGGTAGTGATACGAGGTAACACCTATATTAATATAGCAACCGGCATCAACTGGTACTTAAAGTATCATGCCGGAATCCATCTGTCATGGAACGGTATGTATGCCTCACTACCCGATGTTCTTCCTCCCGTCCTCCGTAAGGAACGCCACGAAACAAACCTAGCCCTGCGTTATGACTTCAATTACTGCACCTACTCTTACTCCATGGCATTCTGGGACTGGAAACGTTGGGAAAAGGAACTGGACTGGATGGCACTACACGGAATCAACCTGCCGCTCGCTGCCGTAGGACATGAATGTGTATGGCGTAACCTATTACTCCGGCTGGGGTTTTCCAAACAGCAAATCAATAATTTTATTGCCGGTCCGGCATTCCTTGCCTGGTGGGAAATGAACAATCTGGAAGGATGGGGAGGCCCTAATCCCGACAGTTGGTATGAACAACAAGAAGCCTTGCAAAAAAAGATATTGCAACGAATGAAAGAATGGGGAATGCACCCCGTACTGCCCGGTTATTCAGGTATGATCCCCTCCAAGCTGGATTTGGGAAAGCGTATTGATAGTGGGAAGGAAGAGAAAACGGCAGGCGACACTTCCTCGGAATCCGCCCAAAGCACCCTCAACAAATGGAACGGATTCGACCGACCGGGAATCTTACTACCCGACGACCCTAAGTTTACCCGGATTGCCAATCTATTTTACGAAGAAACCGAAAAACTGTATGGAACAAGTGACTACTACTCCATCGACCCTTTTCATGAAGCCAAAAACTTACCTGCCGAACTAGACTTCGGCAAAGCCGGCAGGGCTATTATGGACGCTATGAAAAAGGCCAATCCGAAAGCTGTGTGGGTGGTGCAGGGATGGACAGAAAACCCACGTCCGGAAATGATGAAAGCGCTGAATCCCGGCGATCTGCTTATCCTTGATTTATTTAGCGAATGTCGTCCCATGTGGGGCATTCCCTCTATATGGAAACGAGACAAAGGATACGAAGAACACAACTGGTTGTTCTGCCTGTTGGAGAATTTCGGGGGGAACGTGGGCTTGCATGGAAGGATGGACCAGCTTCTTCACAATTTCTACCTGACCAAGAACAATCCACTGGCCGCTCAGCTAAAAGGCATCGGTCTGACGATGGAAGGCATTGAAAATAATCCCGTTATGTTCGAACTGATGTGCGAACTTCCTTGGCGTGCAGAAAAGTTTACCAAAGAAGAATGGATCAAACAATACATCCGCGCACGCTATGGCACAGACGATGAATCTATCCAGCAAGCTTGGCAGATCCTGACAAACGGTATCTATAACTGTCCGGCAGGCAACAACCAACAAGGTCCTCACGAAAGTATCTTTTGTGGGCGTCCATCGCTGAATAATTTCCAAGCATCCAGCTGGAGCAAAATGTGCAACTATTACGATCCCACTACCACAACAGAAGCCGCACGGTTGATGGTGAGCGTGGCAGACAAATATCGCGGTAATAACAACTTTGAATATGACCTGGTGGACATCACCCGACAAGCCATTGCCGACCGTGCCCGAATAGTGTACAATTACGCTGTTGCCGACTTTAAAAGCTTCGACAAAAAAAATTACAACACACATACCCGACAGTTCTTGGAACTGTTGATGATGCAAGACAAGCTGCTGGGCACACGCAAGGAATTCAAAGTCGGAAACTGGATTCAACAAGCGCGCAATCTGGGAATCACACCTGAAGAGAAAGACCTCTACGAATGGAACGCCCGCGTACAAATCACCACATGGGGAAACCGCTACTGCGCCGACATCGGCAAATTACGAGATTATGCCCATAAGGAGTGGAACGGGCTGCTGCGCGACTTTTATTACAAACGTTGGGAAAAATACTGGCAAGTACTGCAAGACCAACTGGATGGCAAACTTCCTGTACTGCCAGTAGGTAATTCATCAACCCCCACTGCCGATAATCCAGCCATGACCATAGATTGGTATGCCCTGGAAGAACCATGGACACTGGCAAAGAACACCTATGCGGCATCTGCCGAAGGTGATTGTATAGAAGTAGCGAAAGAGGCTATAACATTGATAAACAATTGA
- a CDS encoding adenosine kinase: MDKIIGMGNALVDVLVTLQDDSLLDEMSLPKGSMQLINEDKFLKISGKFSDMKTHKATGGSVGNTVLALANLGAHPGFIGKIGNDDFGQYFKKNGLKQGIDMKLLAGDLPTGVASTFISPDGERTFGTYLGAAATMKAENLTLDMFKGYAYLYIEGYLVQDHELILRAMQLGKEAGLQICLDMASYNIVEGDLEFFDILITKYVDIVFANEEEAKAYTGKDAWGAINEIASKCSVVIVKLGAQGSCIKKGTECIKLEVPPVKKVVDTTGAGDYYAAGFLYGLTCGYSLEKCSIIGSILASNVIQVVGTTLSKKKWDEIKLNIEVLLQA; encoded by the coding sequence ATGGATAAAATAATTGGAATGGGCAATGCATTGGTTGACGTTCTTGTTACTTTGCAAGATGATTCGCTACTAGATGAGATGAGTTTGCCCAAAGGAAGTATGCAACTTATAAATGAAGATAAATTTCTGAAAATCAGTGGTAAATTCTCTGATATGAAAACGCATAAAGCTACAGGGGGAAGTGTGGGAAATACAGTCTTGGCATTAGCTAATCTAGGGGCACATCCGGGATTTATCGGAAAGATAGGAAACGATGATTTTGGGCAATATTTTAAAAAAAATGGTTTGAAGCAGGGAATTGACATGAAATTACTTGCCGGTGATTTACCTACAGGAGTGGCTTCTACTTTCATTTCACCGGATGGAGAACGTACTTTTGGCACTTATTTGGGAGCTGCTGCCACTATGAAAGCCGAAAATCTGACGTTGGATATGTTTAAGGGATATGCATATCTATATATAGAAGGATACTTGGTACAGGATCACGAATTGATTCTTCGTGCTATGCAATTAGGCAAAGAGGCTGGATTGCAGATCTGTTTGGATATGGCCAGTTATAATATTGTGGAAGGGGACCTGGAATTCTTCGATATTTTGATAACTAAATACGTGGATATTGTTTTTGCTAATGAGGAAGAGGCAAAGGCTTATACAGGCAAGGATGCTTGGGGGGCTATTAATGAAATTGCTTCTAAATGCAGTGTTGTAATAGTAAAACTAGGTGCCCAAGGTTCATGTATAAAGAAAGGTACGGAATGCATCAAACTAGAGGTACCTCCGGTAAAAAAGGTCGTGGATACCACTGGTGCGGGAGATTATTATGCAGCAGGTTTTCTGTATGGGCTGACTTGTGGTTATTCTTTGGAGAAGTGTTCCATTATAGGTTCTATTTTAGCATCCAATGTGATACAAGTGGTGGGTACAACCTTATCAAAGAAAAAATGGGACGAAATAAAGTTAAATATAGAGGTCCTTCTACAGGCTTGA
- a CDS encoding hybrid sensor histidine kinase/response regulator transcription factor, with the protein MIRLFHTKIGFYRIYPSGFYVDPLFGENLHNFFNRYNFSFITEDTGLPHNFINDIYKDTQGYIWVATNNGIGRYNGYQFIHYNSQSHSIRLKNDYVHKVCEDKFQRLWIGSEEGIDLIDLKHYTQIDTDKELPAELKSLASNYIASIYRDKQNNLWISTDKNLWYLELGVDGQIKDYYKLKKDTESPIHAVIDLQEYICAGIDNHVCRIEKGSNHLLKTSMVSELLKPFSEDWRILCMETDGKLLWIGTNRGLFKYNHTQQSLNRYRYSNHRPGMLSQAYITGVKLTSKGDVIVSTLNGLNVYNRDTDTFTYIRQNNEMPDKSLNCNFINCLLTDNENIWVGTEIGEINLLTPNCLQTYVWQYNYLRETSLSPNPVNTISEDKDGNLWVGTVEGGLNKKSKGSDEFIHYTFDQNNPTSISNNSIRGILIDSENHLWAYTWGVGINELNLNIPHNQTFQRHIREDSIGLEGDFLSSACEDTMNNGLWFGTTRGLHFYHKKTKRFTRVLFDRSDNEFDAVGSIIIDRKKRLWMGTSEGVFIMDLYSFSISSTQFSYTYLKHKLTEPTSLQLEKINCIIEDHNGTIWLGANGNGLYQLAEENGTQFTFHNYTRKDGLPNNTIIGIVEDKTGHLWMSTNHGIAQLDTQTMTFTNYTKEDGLPNNQFYWNASYYSPQNNLLYFGTINGLVAFTPDIAKIKKQDAKVKLTSISVAGTMVYPPADGKTPCAVTNLHTIRLHEKDHGFSIEFSTLNYGNCNRVKYAYRLKNYENEWTETLPGEHTARYNFIPSGKYVFQVRATDEKGHWSDKITEVKVTITPYFYKSWWFYLLLAILITVGSYYFYQWKISLYRQQKKQLEKEVAQRTHELELQNKQLEIMARHVEEVTEEKIAFFTNITHEFRTPVTLINGPIQRALDESHEPEVKKQLQIAERNSNYLLSLVNELMDFRKLDADKVVLNKTNENFIRLIQNILMPFEVFAHERNINIITYFRLCTPFWIFDVEYMRKAIINLISNAVKFTPDYGKISLYVASLTDKDNHTWLFIDIKDTGNGIVPEDIERIFERFYQSKKSIKYPVYGQSSTGIGLFLCKKIISLHGGNIYAGNNPKQGAFFRILLPLEKGIPQAESEKEKYEQNEHPLSIPANGNEKKETILIVEDNADMRTYICSILKNNYQLKEAQNGAEALYLIQRETIDLIVSDLMMPVMDGNELSRQVKANLATSHIPFLMLTALRSEAQERISYEIGVDEYLCKPFDEVILKLRIRNILALRQKYKSMFSTSMNCETLNINASSKDNTFMTSAINLMKEHYADSDYNLERFIRDMGYSKTLVNQKLQSLTGQSIGQFMRNYRLNVAKETLTKVECNISIAEIAYAVGFNDPKYFTKCFKELFGVLPSEYFGRK; encoded by the coding sequence ATGATTCGTTTGTTTCACACAAAGATAGGATTTTATCGGATATACCCCTCAGGATTTTACGTTGACCCTTTATTTGGAGAAAACTTACATAACTTTTTCAACCGATATAATTTCAGCTTTATTACAGAAGATACTGGGTTACCCCATAACTTTATCAATGATATTTACAAAGACACTCAAGGATATATCTGGGTAGCTACTAATAATGGAATAGGACGGTATAACGGCTATCAATTTATTCATTATAATTCCCAGTCCCACTCCATTCGCTTGAAAAACGACTACGTGCATAAAGTCTGTGAGGATAAGTTTCAACGACTCTGGATAGGGTCGGAAGAAGGAATAGACCTCATTGACTTGAAACATTATACACAGATAGACACGGACAAAGAACTGCCTGCCGAATTGAAATCTCTAGCAAGTAACTACATTGCATCCATCTATCGGGACAAGCAGAATAATTTGTGGATATCGACAGACAAGAATCTATGGTATCTGGAACTAGGCGTAGACGGGCAAATAAAAGATTACTATAAACTGAAAAAAGATACAGAATCCCCCATCCACGCTGTTATTGACCTGCAAGAATACATCTGTGCAGGCATAGATAATCATGTATGCCGTATTGAAAAAGGGAGCAACCACTTACTGAAAACCAGCATGGTATCGGAGCTGCTGAAACCCTTCTCAGAAGACTGGAGAATTCTCTGCATGGAAACTGACGGGAAATTGTTATGGATAGGAACCAATCGCGGACTCTTCAAGTATAACCATACCCAGCAGAGTTTGAACCGGTACCGTTACTCCAATCATCGCCCCGGAATGCTAAGTCAAGCCTATATAACCGGAGTTAAACTGACTAGCAAAGGAGATGTCATCGTTTCCACTCTGAACGGACTCAATGTATACAATCGGGATACCGATACTTTTACTTATATCCGCCAAAACAATGAAATGCCTGACAAGTCGTTGAACTGTAATTTCATCAACTGCCTGCTGACCGACAATGAGAATATCTGGGTAGGGACTGAGATAGGAGAAATCAATTTATTGACTCCCAATTGTCTGCAAACGTATGTGTGGCAATACAACTATCTGCGAGAAACCTCTCTTTCCCCCAATCCGGTCAATACCATCAGCGAAGACAAAGACGGAAATCTATGGGTAGGAACAGTAGAGGGAGGACTCAACAAAAAGAGCAAAGGCAGCGATGAGTTCATCCATTATACTTTTGACCAGAATAATCCCACTTCCATTAGTAACAACTCCATCCGTGGCATTCTCATTGATTCCGAAAATCATTTATGGGCATATACTTGGGGGGTCGGAATCAATGAACTAAATCTAAATATACCCCATAACCAAACTTTCCAACGCCATATCCGGGAAGACTCCATAGGATTGGAGGGAGATTTTCTAAGCAGCGCCTGTGAAGACACCATGAACAATGGTTTATGGTTTGGTACTACCAGAGGGCTTCATTTCTACCATAAAAAGACCAAGCGTTTCACCCGGGTCTTGTTTGACCGTTCCGACAATGAATTCGATGCGGTAGGGTCCATCATTATCGACCGCAAGAAACGTCTTTGGATGGGAACATCTGAAGGAGTTTTCATTATGGATTTATACTCGTTCTCCATTTCCTCCACACAATTCAGCTATACCTATTTAAAACATAAACTGACGGAACCCACTTCATTGCAATTAGAAAAAATAAACTGTATCATAGAAGATCATAATGGTACCATCTGGCTGGGAGCAAATGGGAACGGACTATATCAACTAGCGGAAGAAAATGGAACACAGTTCACATTTCATAACTACACCCGCAAGGATGGGTTACCCAATAATACCATTATAGGTATTGTGGAAGATAAAACGGGACATCTGTGGATGTCCACCAACCACGGCATCGCCCAACTGGATACACAAACCATGACTTTCACCAATTATACAAAAGAAGACGGACTGCCCAATAATCAGTTTTATTGGAACGCATCTTATTATTCTCCCCAAAATAATCTGTTATATTTCGGTACTATAAACGGATTAGTCGCTTTCACCCCCGATATAGCCAAGATAAAAAAGCAGGATGCCAAAGTCAAACTGACCTCAATCAGTGTCGCCGGTACCATGGTCTATCCTCCAGCAGACGGAAAAACTCCCTGCGCGGTAACAAATTTACATACCATCCGTCTGCACGAAAAAGATCATGGTTTTTCCATCGAGTTTTCCACCTTAAACTATGGAAACTGTAACCGAGTGAAATATGCCTACCGCTTGAAAAATTATGAGAATGAATGGACAGAAACCCTTCCTGGCGAACATACTGCTAGATACAATTTCATTCCCTCCGGAAAATATGTGTTCCAAGTCCGTGCCACAGACGAGAAAGGACATTGGTCTGATAAAATAACGGAAGTCAAAGTAACCATCACTCCTTATTTCTATAAATCCTGGTGGTTCTATTTATTGCTTGCCATTCTGATCACCGTAGGCAGCTATTATTTTTATCAATGGAAAATAAGTCTGTACCGTCAACAGAAAAAACAACTGGAAAAAGAAGTAGCCCAACGCACCCATGAGCTAGAGTTACAAAATAAACAACTAGAAATAATGGCACGACACGTCGAGGAGGTAACGGAAGAAAAAATTGCTTTCTTCACCAATATCACTCATGAATTCCGGACACCAGTCACTTTAATCAACGGTCCCATCCAACGCGCCCTTGACGAAAGCCATGAGCCGGAAGTAAAGAAACAGCTACAAATAGCTGAACGGAATTCCAATTATCTGCTATCACTAGTCAATGAATTAATGGACTTCAGAAAGTTAGATGCAGACAAAGTTGTATTAAATAAGACAAACGAAAACTTTATCCGCCTTATACAAAATATATTAATGCCTTTCGAAGTATTTGCCCATGAACGGAACATAAACATCATCACCTACTTCCGGCTCTGTACCCCGTTTTGGATATTTGATGTTGAATATATGCGCAAAGCCATTATTAATCTGATATCCAATGCTGTTAAATTCACTCCCGATTATGGAAAAATAAGTTTGTATGTGGCTTCCCTTACCGACAAAGACAACCATACCTGGCTGTTCATAGATATAAAAGATACAGGTAATGGTATCGTACCCGAAGATATAGAACGTATTTTCGAACGCTTCTACCAATCCAAAAAGAGCATCAAATATCCCGTTTATGGACAAAGCAGCACAGGAATCGGACTATTCTTATGTAAGAAAATCATTTCTCTACACGGAGGCAACATCTATGCAGGAAACAATCCCAAGCAAGGAGCTTTCTTCAGAATACTATTACCTTTGGAAAAAGGTATCCCCCAAGCCGAATCAGAAAAAGAAAAATATGAGCAGAATGAACACCCACTTTCCATTCCTGCCAATGGAAACGAGAAAAAGGAAACCATCCTCATTGTTGAAGATAATGCAGATATGCGTACTTATATTTGTTCCATTCTCAAAAACAATTATCAATTAAAAGAAGCACAGAACGGTGCAGAAGCTCTTTACTTGATTCAAAGAGAAACGATTGATTTGATTGTCAGCGACCTGATGATGCCCGTCATGGACGGGAATGAATTATCCCGCCAGGTAAAAGCTAATCTGGCTACTTCCCACATCCCCTTTCTCATGCTCACTGCCCTCCGGTCCGAAGCCCAAGAAAGAATCAGCTACGAAATAGGAGTAGATGAATATCTGTGCAAACCATTTGATGAGGTTATTCTAAAATTACGTATCCGAAATATACTTGCCTTACGCCAGAAATACAAATCCATGTTCTCCACTAGTATGAATTGTGAAACATTGAATATAAACGCTAGTTCCAAAGACAACACATTTATGACATCGGCAATCAATTTAATGAAAGAACATTATGCCGACTCGGATTATAACTTAGAGCGCTTTATCCGCGATATGGGATACAGCAAAACATTAGTCAATCAGAAATTACAATCCTTAACAGGGCAATCCATTGGCCAATTTATGAGAAACTACCGATTAAATGTGGCAAAAGAGACTTTAACCAAAGTCGAATGCAACATTTCTATTGCAGAAATCGCATATGCTGTAGGTTTTAACGACCCCAAATATTTCACAAAATGCTTCAAAGAGCTGTTTGGAGTACTTCCAAGCGAATATTTTGGAAGAAAATAG
- a CDS encoding IS5 family transposase, giving the protein MTQYPTDLTEKQWQVIKNILEPQARNRKHSLKEIMNAILYINKTGCQWRMLPSDFAPWQTVYYYFRKWKLEGVFEEVMDTLHAFIRKQAGRQESPSLGIMDSRSVKTSHHVDSDRGIDGNKKIKGRKEHIIVDTLGLPLAVAIHEANLHDSKGAPQAIEKLAYKFPRLVKILADGGYRGDLADWVKKKFGWILEVVLRPDECPSKFQVLPKRWIVERSFSWLENFRRLTIDYEFLAETAEAMVQIAFIQIMLNRFIE; this is encoded by the coding sequence ATGACACAGTATCCAACCGACCTGACTGAAAAACAGTGGCAAGTTATAAAAAATATTTTAGAGCCGCAAGCGAGGAACCGAAAACATTCGCTTAAAGAGATAATGAATGCCATCCTTTATATCAACAAGACCGGCTGCCAGTGGCGTATGCTTCCTTCTGACTTCGCCCCTTGGCAAACCGTCTATTACTACTTCCGTAAATGGAAGCTTGAAGGCGTGTTTGAAGAAGTGATGGATACCTTGCACGCTTTCATCCGTAAACAGGCAGGACGGCAGGAAAGTCCCAGTCTTGGCATCATGGATTCCAGAAGCGTAAAGACTTCCCATCATGTTGATTCAGACCGTGGTATAGACGGGAACAAGAAAATCAAAGGACGGAAAGAGCACATCATTGTCGATACGCTTGGCCTTCCGTTAGCCGTCGCAATCCATGAGGCCAACCTGCATGACAGCAAGGGCGCCCCACAAGCCATAGAAAAACTCGCTTATAAATTTCCGCGTTTGGTGAAAATCCTGGCGGACGGAGGCTACAGGGGAGATTTGGCTGATTGGGTCAAGAAGAAATTCGGATGGATATTGGAGGTCGTACTCAGACCGGACGAATGTCCATCCAAATTTCAGGTACTGCCCAAACGCTGGATTGTGGAACGCTCTTTCTCATGGCTGGAAAACTTCAGAAGGCTGACCATCGATTACGAATTCCTTGCTGAAACCGCAGAAGCTATGGTACAGATTGCATTCATCCAAATCATGCTTAACAGATTTATCGAATGA